A window of the Lolium perenne isolate Kyuss_39 chromosome 7, Kyuss_2.0, whole genome shotgun sequence genome harbors these coding sequences:
- the LOC127313566 gene encoding uncharacterized protein, translated as MASSSSSSAAAAAVGRAVEEVRSALNEHADVVAELFGRVSTELRGGFAPAVDTFIGFFHAVDWKEPWLIGMISFHLILLLVTIISRRNINFQLMLSALTFSGVFLAEKLNAFLGQNWKSFSSQNYFDPQGLFISVMWSGPLLVITILILVNTLVTLCMLMVRWKRAELKHRAREARSKQE; from the exons atggcctcctcctcctcctcatcggcggctgcggcggcggttgggcGCGCGGTGGAGGAGGTGCGGTCGGCGCTCAACGAGCACGCCGACGTGGTGGCGGAGCTCTTCGGCCGCGTCTCCACCGAGCTCCGCGGCGGGTTCGCCCCCGCCGTCGACACCTTCATCGGCTTCTTCCACGCCGTCGACTGGAAG GAACCTTGGTTGATTGGTATGATAAGTTTCCATCTTATTCTGCTGCTGGTAACCATCATATCCAGGAGGAACATCAATTTCCAACTTATGTTGTCAGCCTTGACAT TTTCTGGTGTATTTCTTGCCGAGAAATTAAACGCATTCTTAGGACAAaactggaagagcttctcaagccaGAACTACTTTGATCCCCAAGGTCTCTTCATCTCGGTCATGTGGTCTGGTCCCCTGCTTGTGATTACAATACTTATTCTG GTGAACACCCTTGTGACGCTCTGCATGCTGATGGTAAGGTGGAAAAGGGCTGAGCTCAAGCACCGTGCTCGTGAGGCCCGTAGCAAGCAGGAGTGA